The following coding sequences lie in one Thalassoglobus polymorphus genomic window:
- a CDS encoding efflux transporter outer membrane subunit has translation MSTSETFQASRYRWVVFFVHLFCMGCASRESAIFWSTDPEPPFTSSGEVIPPDRWWLTFGDTRLNSLIELSFQGNFDLVAAVERLNAAHALARREASDFFPDVDGFLETESIFFTNGPDRADYALGVDFNYPVDLWGEIEYRVEGENLRAAATGADYHAVALNLSGQIARTWFALIEAHAQLALLNQQIKTNQTGVELLEAAFGGGIRRSPDVFRQRQLVESTREQAVVVQLQIELLEHVLAVLLGHPPQEATYETQENLPDLPAAPATGLPAELVQRRPDVRRAFLELTAADYDFAAAVSAQYPRLNLTASLTTLTDSPEKLFQEWAVGLGGQLIGPLLDGGQRRAEVDRRYAIVQERFADYNQATLLAFRQVEDALARERYILERIDRLKAQLEEAEKSTPILRRYYFIQEVDYLNVLSSIMSEQSLQREVLSARLDLIQNRVELYLALAGSFEPTAPATLEVPSTVELEVPPTVKVEVPPTVEVEVPPTVEVDSNEPAEAVDLLELDEEIPPLEIIVDE, from the coding sequence ATGTCTACTTCCGAAACATTTCAGGCGAGTCGATATCGGTGGGTCGTTTTCTTCGTGCACCTTTTCTGCATGGGTTGCGCCTCTCGTGAATCGGCGATCTTTTGGTCGACTGATCCAGAGCCGCCGTTTACATCGAGCGGTGAAGTCATTCCTCCAGATCGTTGGTGGCTCACCTTCGGAGATACTCGCCTGAATTCACTCATTGAATTATCCTTTCAGGGTAATTTCGATTTGGTCGCTGCCGTAGAGAGACTGAATGCGGCTCATGCACTTGCCCGTCGTGAAGCTTCTGATTTTTTCCCTGATGTGGACGGGTTTCTTGAAACTGAAAGCATTTTTTTTACGAATGGCCCCGATCGGGCGGACTATGCACTTGGTGTCGACTTCAATTATCCGGTGGACCTTTGGGGGGAAATCGAGTATCGAGTTGAAGGAGAAAACTTAAGAGCTGCTGCGACAGGTGCTGACTATCACGCCGTTGCCTTAAATCTTTCCGGTCAAATTGCACGAACATGGTTTGCATTGATCGAAGCTCATGCTCAGCTGGCATTGCTCAATCAGCAAATCAAAACGAATCAAACCGGTGTTGAGCTTCTGGAGGCTGCTTTCGGTGGAGGGATTCGACGCAGTCCTGATGTGTTTCGTCAAAGACAACTTGTCGAATCGACACGTGAACAGGCGGTCGTCGTGCAACTCCAGATCGAACTGCTTGAACATGTACTAGCAGTTCTCTTAGGGCATCCACCTCAGGAAGCTACATATGAGACTCAGGAAAACTTACCAGATCTGCCAGCTGCGCCAGCTACCGGACTTCCCGCGGAACTGGTTCAACGTCGCCCAGACGTACGTCGTGCTTTTCTTGAATTGACAGCAGCCGACTACGACTTCGCTGCGGCTGTGAGTGCCCAGTATCCTCGATTGAATCTTACTGCATCTCTCACAACATTGACCGATAGTCCTGAAAAACTCTTTCAGGAATGGGCTGTTGGTCTCGGTGGTCAATTGATTGGTCCGCTGCTGGATGGCGGTCAACGTCGAGCCGAAGTTGATCGTCGATACGCAATCGTGCAAGAGCGGTTCGCTGACTATAATCAAGCAACGCTGCTCGCGTTTAGACAAGTCGAAGACGCACTCGCCCGTGAACGATATATCCTCGAAAGAATTGACCGTCTGAAAGCTCAGTTGGAAGAGGCAGAGAAGTCCACCCCCATACTTCGCAGGTATTATTTTATTCAAGAAGTTGACTACCTGAACGTGCTTAGCTCAATCATGTCTGAGCAAAGCTTGCAACGCGAAGTGCTGTCTGCCAGACTGGACCTGATACAAAATCGTGTAGAACTCTACCTCGCCCTGGCAGGAAGCTTTGAGCCGACTGCTCCCGCAACCCTTGAAGTTCCCTCTACTGTAGAACTTGAAGTTCCCCCCACTGTAAAAGTTGAAGTTCCTCCCACTGTAGAAGTTGAAGTTCCTCCCACTGTAGAAGTTGACTCGAACGAACCAGCTGAAGCCGTTGATTTATTAGAGTTAGACGAAGAAATTCCTCCCCTAGAGATCATTGTCGATGAGTGA
- a CDS encoding efflux RND transporter permease subunit: MARNSIAANLLMVILLGGGVWSAFTIQKEVFPQFQLDVVEVGVGYPGAAPSEVEQGILRPIEEAVRGVDGIREITSEAREGQGDVLIELVAGQDRMKAFQDIDQAVNRIRTFPDDIEQPEVSLQSEQQEVMEVGLFGPVDVWTLRKLAEQLRDQLQSHEQITQVELGRVPGYVTHVEIPRQRLRQYGLTLSDVARIIRTSSQDVAAGAVETSSGQILLRLKARKQQADEFAEVEIVSGAEGQVVTLGDIATIRDGFEEIGFHSQFNETPSVELNIFRVGSQSPIEIAKAVEETMADFESSLPPGVKWRIDNNNAEEFRRRLSLVIENAVLAVVIVLVILSLFLEFRLAFWVMMGMAVSFVGGVLLLPLVGLSINMISLFGFLVVLGIVVDDAVVVGENVYEERLKQKNDLSAAIDGTKDVAGPVLFSILTNIVAFIPLLFIPGETGKFWRPLPAVVIVVLALSLIESLFILPAHLTHAGSASRSRGLRGLLHRGQQSFSRGFTRLVEIIYGPILKQFLKIRYVTTSLALGLFFVVGGYALSAHMGMVLMPEVSADEIECGVRLPVGTTREQSAELAAIVTQASQRMFDEHNLHEVAEGIKTNVRRQNFIDVEIVLKPPDQRDMTANEVIELWRDSIGDLPGVDQITFEAESGPGGFRQDISIDLSHSDVDVLGQASQAFVERLESFSNTRDVSDSYNKGKSQYDFKLRPEGRSLGLTDEEVGDQLRSAFFGSLALRLLRGTNEIEVRVKLPEEQRKDIHHLEDLVIRTPDGVEVPLLDVADVEKSEAFTSINRRNGRRVVNVSMDVDPKRAVTQVIRALREETLPQLRDDYPGITWTFEGSDAEMRQATSALWGYFGLALAIIYSLLAVAFRNYVQPLIVLVAIPFGIIGAVLGHMWLGYDLSLVSLMGVIALSGVVINDSLIMIDYANRNRGDKSAFEAITEAGLRRFRPIMLTTLTTFGGLMPLIFETSLQAQYIIPMAISLGFGILFSTTIILVLVPCLYLILDDIYQFYTVRP, from the coding sequence ATGGCTCGAAATTCCATTGCAGCCAATCTGCTGATGGTGATTCTGCTAGGTGGAGGAGTCTGGTCTGCATTTACAATTCAGAAAGAAGTCTTTCCCCAGTTTCAGTTAGATGTTGTGGAAGTCGGCGTCGGTTATCCGGGAGCTGCTCCGTCAGAAGTCGAACAGGGAATTTTACGCCCAATTGAAGAAGCAGTTCGCGGCGTTGATGGGATTCGAGAAATTACCAGCGAAGCCCGAGAAGGTCAGGGTGATGTGCTGATTGAGCTCGTCGCTGGGCAGGACCGGATGAAAGCGTTCCAGGATATCGATCAGGCAGTCAATCGAATTCGAACGTTTCCTGACGACATCGAACAGCCCGAAGTGAGTCTGCAATCCGAACAACAGGAAGTCATGGAGGTCGGGTTATTTGGGCCAGTCGATGTCTGGACGCTTCGGAAACTGGCGGAACAACTCCGTGACCAGTTGCAGTCGCACGAACAAATCACGCAAGTCGAGTTGGGAAGAGTTCCGGGGTATGTCACACATGTCGAGATCCCCCGGCAGCGACTCCGGCAATACGGTTTAACTCTTTCTGATGTTGCTCGCATTATACGAACGTCCAGCCAGGATGTCGCAGCAGGTGCTGTGGAGACAAGCTCCGGCCAAATTTTGCTCCGCCTCAAAGCTCGTAAGCAACAAGCCGACGAGTTTGCAGAAGTTGAGATCGTCAGTGGAGCCGAAGGACAGGTCGTGACCTTAGGCGATATCGCGACAATCCGAGATGGATTTGAAGAAATCGGGTTCCATTCTCAGTTTAATGAGACTCCTTCTGTTGAGCTAAATATCTTCCGCGTCGGTTCCCAGTCACCGATCGAAATCGCCAAAGCGGTCGAAGAGACGATGGCGGACTTCGAAAGTTCGTTGCCACCGGGGGTGAAGTGGCGCATTGACAATAATAATGCGGAAGAGTTTCGCCGCAGATTGAGTCTGGTCATCGAGAACGCTGTATTAGCGGTCGTCATCGTATTGGTGATTTTGTCACTCTTCTTAGAATTCCGTTTGGCGTTTTGGGTGATGATGGGGATGGCCGTCTCGTTTGTGGGGGGAGTCTTACTTCTGCCTCTCGTCGGCCTGAGCATCAACATGATCTCACTTTTTGGTTTTCTGGTGGTCCTGGGAATTGTCGTTGATGACGCTGTCGTTGTCGGCGAAAACGTTTATGAAGAACGGCTAAAACAAAAAAATGACCTCTCAGCAGCAATCGACGGGACCAAAGATGTTGCCGGCCCGGTTCTCTTCAGTATTCTGACGAATATCGTCGCGTTCATTCCCCTGCTCTTTATTCCAGGTGAAACAGGAAAGTTTTGGCGACCATTGCCAGCAGTCGTCATTGTTGTACTGGCACTTTCACTCATTGAATCCCTGTTCATATTACCTGCCCACCTGACACATGCCGGTTCGGCATCACGGTCTCGTGGATTGCGAGGATTGCTTCATCGCGGACAGCAAAGTTTTAGCCGCGGTTTCACTCGTCTCGTGGAAATCATTTACGGTCCGATCCTCAAGCAATTCCTGAAAATCCGCTACGTGACGACATCGCTGGCGCTCGGATTATTTTTTGTGGTTGGTGGGTACGCGTTGAGCGCCCACATGGGCATGGTTCTGATGCCAGAGGTCTCAGCTGATGAGATTGAATGTGGTGTGCGACTCCCCGTTGGAACGACCCGTGAGCAGTCTGCTGAGCTCGCTGCGATTGTGACCCAGGCAAGCCAACGCATGTTTGATGAACACAATCTTCATGAAGTGGCAGAGGGGATTAAAACAAATGTTCGCCGTCAAAACTTTATTGATGTCGAGATTGTTCTCAAGCCGCCTGATCAGCGAGACATGACAGCAAACGAAGTCATTGAACTCTGGAGAGATTCGATTGGCGATCTCCCGGGAGTTGATCAAATTACATTTGAAGCCGAAAGTGGTCCTGGAGGTTTTCGTCAGGATATCAGTATCGATCTCAGTCATAGCGACGTCGATGTTCTTGGCCAGGCTTCGCAAGCATTTGTAGAACGTCTCGAAAGTTTTTCAAATACTCGTGACGTCAGTGATAGCTATAATAAAGGGAAATCTCAGTATGACTTCAAACTTCGTCCCGAAGGCCGATCCCTTGGGTTGACTGATGAAGAGGTGGGGGATCAATTACGATCCGCATTCTTCGGTTCACTGGCACTCCGTCTGCTGCGTGGAACGAACGAAATTGAAGTCCGTGTGAAGCTGCCAGAAGAGCAACGAAAAGACATTCACCATCTCGAAGACTTGGTGATCCGAACTCCCGATGGAGTGGAAGTTCCGTTACTTGATGTCGCTGATGTAGAAAAAAGTGAGGCCTTCACAAGTATCAATCGCCGCAACGGTCGGCGAGTTGTCAACGTTTCCATGGATGTCGATCCCAAGCGTGCCGTCACCCAGGTGATCAGAGCTTTACGAGAAGAAACACTGCCGCAACTTCGCGATGATTATCCCGGGATTACTTGGACATTCGAAGGCAGCGACGCAGAAATGCGGCAGGCGACTTCGGCATTGTGGGGATATTTTGGGCTCGCATTGGCAATCATTTACTCTCTCCTGGCAGTTGCTTTCCGGAACTATGTTCAGCCACTCATCGTGCTGGTTGCCATTCCCTTTGGAATTATCGGAGCTGTGTTAGGGCATATGTGGTTAGGTTATGACCTCTCTCTTGTCAGCCTCATGGGAGTCATTGCTCTTTCTGGCGTTGTCATCAATGATTCACTGATCATGATCGACTACGCAAATCGTAATCGCGGTGATAAATCTGCATTCGAAGCGATTACGGAAGCTGGGCTCCGTCGGTTCCGACCTATTATGCTCACGACATTGACGACCTTTGGCGGTCTTATGCCACTCATCTTCGAGACCTCTCTGCAGGCCCAATACATCATTCCCATGGCGATCTCACTCGGCTTCGGGATTCTTTTTTCC
- a CDS encoding efflux RND transporter periplasmic adaptor subunit, which produces MSDSPKSKPKWRWIRIILTIIICLGIISASVAAVVVINQTEPTAQKIESTRKSAALVETMTVERGAFSPQIVVLGSVEPASDVVLSPRVSGQVLLMGPKLVPGGMIKKGDLLLKIDPADFENAVSIKESELQQTRAALKIEEGRQSVAKQELALLEGTIEGADRELVLREPQIASIRAEVSAAEAAVQRAKLDLERTEIFAPFDAHVMSRSVNVGSQVRPGDELAQLVGVEEYWIMASVPIRHLKWIQFQDKDESGSEVVLRNTDTWPAGATRTGTVARMIGTLDPQTRLASVLITVQDPLALKSDAPPLILETLMETHIAGRTIEDVIRLNRGYIHEGDTVWVMKDDKLEIRRVEIVFRDGEDAYIQTGLNSGDEIVITNLATVAEGIGLRKAEATPIQTEDSDEVLD; this is translated from the coding sequence ATGAGTGATTCGCCGAAATCAAAACCGAAGTGGCGCTGGATTCGCATCATTCTTACGATCATTATCTGCCTCGGAATTATCAGCGCCTCAGTTGCGGCGGTTGTGGTGATCAATCAAACCGAGCCGACAGCTCAAAAGATTGAGTCGACACGGAAATCGGCAGCGCTGGTTGAGACGATGACCGTCGAGCGCGGTGCGTTTTCACCACAAATAGTAGTGCTGGGATCGGTTGAGCCAGCCAGTGATGTCGTCCTCAGTCCTCGTGTTAGCGGACAAGTTCTTCTCATGGGGCCGAAGCTTGTTCCGGGAGGGATGATCAAGAAAGGCGATCTTCTCTTAAAGATTGACCCTGCGGATTTTGAGAATGCTGTCTCGATCAAAGAAAGTGAACTGCAGCAGACTCGAGCAGCGTTGAAAATCGAGGAAGGTCGACAATCAGTCGCCAAGCAGGAACTTGCTTTACTCGAAGGGACAATCGAAGGCGCCGACCGTGAACTGGTGCTGAGAGAACCGCAGATTGCATCGATTCGTGCTGAAGTGAGCGCCGCTGAAGCAGCCGTTCAACGTGCAAAACTCGATTTGGAACGAACCGAAATCTTCGCCCCATTCGATGCGCATGTCATGAGCCGTTCGGTGAATGTCGGATCGCAAGTCCGACCAGGCGATGAACTTGCTCAGCTTGTAGGTGTCGAAGAGTATTGGATTATGGCATCTGTTCCGATTCGTCACTTAAAATGGATTCAGTTTCAAGACAAAGACGAGAGTGGTTCAGAGGTCGTGCTTCGAAATACCGACACATGGCCGGCTGGAGCAACACGGACTGGGACAGTCGCTCGCATGATTGGAACTTTGGATCCACAGACACGACTGGCGAGTGTGTTAATCACTGTGCAGGATCCTCTAGCTCTGAAATCAGATGCACCTCCATTGATTCTCGAAACGTTGATGGAGACTCATATCGCAGGTCGAACCATCGAAGATGTGATTCGCTTAAATCGTGGATACATCCATGAAGGTGATACTGTTTGGGTCATGAAAGATGACAAGCTGGAAATTCGTCGAGTCGAGATCGTTTTTCGGGATGGCGAAGATGCCTACATCCAAACGGGATTAAACTCGGGAGACGAAATCGTGATCACCAATCTCGCAACGGTTGCCGAAGGGATTGGACTACGTAAAGCCGAGGCGACACCGATTCAAACCGAAGATTCTGACGAGGTATTGGATTGA